From the Pyramidobacter porci genome, the window GAAGGACTCGCGCGCCGGCGCGTTCGCGATCATTTACTGCGGCGTTTACCTCGTGCTCGACCTCGGCCTCGTCAGCGAGGCGGCGGGGCTGCCGGGAGTCTTCTGCCTGATCTTCACGATGTCGCGCGCCGTTTCCGTGCTGTCGGTGCTCAGCCGCAAAAACGCCCGCGGCGGCGGCATGCTGGCGCGTTTTCAGCAGCCGGCGCAGACGCTGCTGGTGCGCCGCTGCGCCTGGGGATGGATCGCCGCCTGCGCGGTCGCCATGGACTTCTGCGACCTGTACGCCGGCACCGGCGCGCTGCTGGGCGCCGTGGCGGCGTGGTTCGCCTATCACGCCATGGCGGAGAGGCGCTTCGGCGGCATCACCGGCGACACGTCGGGATTTTTCGTGCAGACGCTCGAGCTGGCCATGCTGGCCGGCATGGCGCTGGGGCAGGCCGCGGAGATCGCGAGGTTCGCGCTGTGCAGATCCTTCTGATCCGCCACGGCGCGACCGCCAGCAACCGGGCGCGTCTCTATCTGGGGCGCGCCGACGAACCGCTCTGCAAGGCCGGGATCGAACAGGCCCGCGCGCGCTTCGCCGACGGACTGCCGCCGGTGGAAAAGGTTTTCGTCAGCCCG encodes:
- a CDS encoding adenosylcobinamide-GDP ribazoletransferase, coding for MDWLKPFWIALSTYSAVPVPQCGWDEKSLARSFCFLPAVGLLIGAAQGAWLWLCWFAGFNLLLRSAVAVAVPLLISGGIHMDGFCDTMDALASHQPPQRCLEIMKDSRAGAFAIIYCGVYLVLDLGLVSEAAGLPGVFCLIFTMSRAVSVLSVLSRKNARGGGMLARFQQPAQTLLVRRCAWGWIAACAVAMDFCDLYAGTGALLGAVAAWFAYHAMAERRFGGITGDTSGFFVQTLELAMLAGMALGQAAEIARFALCRSF